The genomic segment TCCTCTTCCCTCGCTGGCCTCTCCCATAGGCCCTCCCACTTTGTCCCTTGCCTCACGCCCTCTCACGGGCTCGGGCCCAGGCCACCTCTCCTCCCCTGCACCAGTGTCTCGCCTCACACTCCCGGACACCCAGGTCCCCTGGGGGCCTGTGCTCCCCATAGCTCCGGGTTCACACGCCCTGCGGGCCAGTTCTCCTGGGAAGGGCCCTGAGGCTCGGGCGTCAcccttgattcttctcttttcccatcCCTTGTTTACACCACCAGGAAATACGTCCCCTAGACCCTCAGAACTGACCCCACACGGCCCTGCGTCCCGACCTCCTGCCGCCTCCTTGCTCCCCAAAGCCCACTCATGTGGCTTCTCTGCTGAGAGCCCTCAGTGGCTCCCGGCACGCTCAGCTCTCCCCCTGCCGAGGCCCCTGGCAGCCTCTGGCACGCTTGACCCTGTCACCtatgcctcccccagccccagatgACCGGCGTGGCCCCCTCGGGCCCACACTTGCTCCTCTGCTGGGCTGTGCTTGGGCTCAGCTCCCCCGGGACCCACTCTGTGCAGTGTCGGCTGCAGAGTCACCTCATTGAAAGCGTTTGCTGGGCGTTGTCCCCAAGCCTGTTCTACTCCGTGGCCCTCCCACAGCCTGTGTGCTGCTGTCTGCCAGCGCAGATGGCCGTCTTCCCGGTGCTGTGAGGGCTGTGTCTCTTTGTTCGCAGCTGGTGGCCGGCTCCTAGGTGGTGCCAGACGCACGGCTTGGGAAAGATGATTACTGAGCAATtgcaggaggaggaaatgggtgtTTCTGAGCAGTGACGTTGCTGTCACAGGGGGCAACCTTTCCTTCCCACCTGGCGTTGCTCGGTCCCCAGGCCAGCTGGGCGAGGGGCCCAGGCAGCATCTGAGTCCTGGAGTCGGAGGCAGTGCCACACCAGGGTGCTGTGGCAGCGGTGCCGTCCGCTGAGGCTGGGTTCACTTGTCGGGCAGGCGGGTGGTGCTGCCCACGGTTGTGTTCAGACCTGGTGCAGCTGCGCTGCAGCGTGCGCGTCCCCCGGAAGTGGGACCTGCAGATGCTCCTGCCTGTCGGCGCTTCCTTTGTGGCCTGGCCCTCAGTGCTGCACCCGCACGCGGTGGGGACCGATGGGACCAGGGCGTCCTCTGAGGCTGAGCTGGCTTTGCTTCTGAAAAGTGGCTTCTTCCCCCCTTAATGAAACAGCAACTGCCTCTCAGAGGTGCTCGAGGAATTCCTTCCGAAAGCTTTGCGTTGGTTTTGCAGGCATGATGTCGCAGCCCCCCTGACCCCCCACTCCCAGGAGGTCTCCTGCTACATTGACTACAACATCTCCATGCCGGCCCAGAACCTCTGGCGAGTGGTGAGTCTCGCTGTGGCCGGGGCAGGTCACAGCTGTCAGTGACACTGCTTCCAGCACAGAAATCCCGGCCTTGCCATTAGGGTGGTTCTGATTCGAGTAAGATTATGTAAGTttatcccagcaatttgggaggctgaggtggaaggatcacttgaggccaggagtttgagaccagcctgggcaacatagcaagaccctgtctctacaaaaaacagtaaaaaaaaaattagccaggggttgtggcacctgcctgtagtcccaggtccTTGGGAGGGCCCgggatcacaccactgcactccagcctgggtgacagagtgatcCTTTGtctctgaagaaaagaaatagatgtttCCACGGAAACAGACATTTCCTCCTCTGTGGAACTGGGCATCTGAGTGGTTTTGTGTGTCAGGCCTGAGTTTTCTCAGAGATTTTAGGTGCTTTGTGTTTGCTCTGTGTTGGGCTCTGTGGGCTCAGATGGCTCTGCCGGGCGAAGGTTCTCCCCAGCAGTGTGGCCTCAGGACAGGTCCTGAGCACAGGACAAGAGTCCCACGGCCCAGGACACACGCCTCATGGCCAGCTCCGGGCTGGGTGTTAACAGGTTCCCTGTTCTCAGGATTTCCCCGGGGAGAGGCTGGGCCATCAGTGTAGGGGACAGTCCCAAGGTAGCTAGGCCTGTGGTCACTTTTCCTCCGAGTGGCCGGGGGGGACATGCTTCCCTTACAGAGCTGAGTTTGCTGGGaaagtttccaaaaagaaaatgttgggcCATTTCTCTGTGGCTCTTAAGGATGTGAGTGCCAAGTGCAGCTGCTGCCCGTGATCACGCTGGGCTGTTTCACGTGCGGTCATGCTCCCCATCCCGCATCAGAGTGGCTGCAGCGGCACCTGCCCACCCGAGTGTTGGTTCTCAATGGTGTGCGTGGCACGTGCCCGCCGGCCAGCCCTCCCGGCAAAGCCCGGTGTCCGCTGACTCCCTGTCTCCATGCAGAGCCAGCACCTCTGTCGCCTGGCCTGCTCGGGGCGCCGTGTGTTTGTTTCCGGGTCTTCGTCTTCTCCGTGGGCCTGCCTTGACGTGAGCTCTGTGCACCCGGCTCTCAGGGTGCTCTCCCAAGGAAGTGCCGCGGAGTCTCGCCCGCTCTGCCTGGCTTCCTTTTCTGACGTCTTGCTGCCCACGGCTCCGCTGCTgattcctcctctcctcccccgcTTCCTCCTCCGTCCCTTCCGATGGCACCTCCTGCACCAGGCGCCCACGTTTCAAGTCAGTGACGTCCGCAGAACGAAGCCGGAGGAGCCTGCGTCAGCAGTCGGCGCCCAGCCCGCCGAGAGGACCTGGGCAGGCCCCTGGGTTCCTGGCTCCCGCTCCACTTCCTGGGCGCTCTGGTTCTCgtcaataaaatgggaaaagcAGTAGCCACGTGACCTCCCTGGGCCACTCGAGGCCCGGCGTGTTCAGATGTGACGATGCGGAGTGCTCTTCAGAGCTACTTGTCTCTCTTGTCACTCAGGACGAGggaccaccccccgcccccgtggtGTGTCTTTAGGCACAGTGTCTCTCACCTTCGTTTGAGCCGCCTTGGAGTCCTGCCGGAGCGGCCCGAGGAAGGCTCACTCCCTGGCCGGGGCGCGGCCTTCTCAGCGCAGGCGTCGCAGGCCCGGAGAGCGCCAGCCCTTCCCTCGCCTGTCAGGACGCGTCTCCCGCGGCTGTCGCAAGGCTGACTTGCTTTCCCGCCGGCCCTCGGACCTGCGTGCATGGGCATCAGGAAGAACATCCAGGACAAGCCCCCCGCCACCCCCTGGCAGTGCCCTCGCTGTGGGCTTGTCCTCTCATTTTAGCCCGAAGTTAATGTTATCGTTTGGGGActggtctttatttttacattcaagGAAatttaggaaggaaggaaatcatcGACAAGGTCTGTTTTTGCAGGAAATTGTAAACAGAGAATCGGACACAGACGTCTGGAAGACCATCCTGTCAGAGGTGCGCTTTGTGCACGTGAACACGTCCGCCGTCCTGAAGGTAAGGGCGCCGCTCGTGGCTGGGCCCTCGTAAGCCGCACACCCCCGTCTGGCCGGTGAACCCTCCGGCCGCGCCGGCTCCCGCCGGGCAGACCCTGGCTAAGGCCCCGCTGTGTGTATTTGCGCTGGGGGAGGAGGTTGCTGTACCTTCTCAGGACAGAACCCTAATGTGACACAGGGGACATCTGCTGCCCCATGCCCAGGGTGGCTTCCCCTTCCAGCGGGAGCCGGAGCGGGGCCCAGCTTTCCCATCGTGCCCTTTTCTCTCCCGCACTTTCCACAGCTGAGCGGGGCGCACCTCCCCGAGTGGGGGTTCCGGCAGCTGGAGGTCGTGGGGGAGAAACTGCCCCGGGGCTACCACGGGAGCACGGCGTGGAACGTGGAGGAGCACCGCTACGGCAAGAGTGAGTGGCCGCCCCGCTTCAGAAAACTCGCTTCCAGTGGCTCGGCAGTTCACTGAGTCGCCAAAACAGGGTTCTCGTTTAGGTGGGATCTGAGCGCATTGTCCCTGCTCGGTGACAAATAATGTCCCTCCCTTGCTTACCTGCAGCCATAGCAACCTAAGATACTTCCTCTGAGGTATTACTAGAAGGCGACCAATTCATCCGAGCACACACTGAGCCTCCAAAGGGGCGGAATGGCCTAATCTGACCTTTGGAGGGCAGTGCTGGGCACGGGGGAAGGATGCGGTGTGGTGTGGACTGCTGGGACCACAGGGAGGGCAGCTTTGTGCCAGCTGACAGCTCCTGTTCTGAGCTCCCTGACGTTCTGCTCCTGTCTTCTGTGCTCCGTGTGCTGCCAGGCCAGGAACAGAAGGAGAGGGAACTGGAGCTGCACTCGCCTACTCAGGTGGACATCAGCAGGAACCTCAGCTTCATGGCCAGATTCTCAGAACTGCAGGTGACGCACGGCCAGAGGGAAGCCCAGCTTTGCTCAGCGGAGGCTGGCACCTTACCATGGAAAGCGCTGTGGTCTGCGCAGTTCCTCCCCGAGTCAGGCTTTGAAACTGGAGCCCCAGGCTCACCAGCACAGAGTGTCTGCTCTCTCCAGCAGAAGTGACTATGTGACACTGCTGGCCTCTCCTGGTGGCTCTGCAATAGGGAGAAGTCAGAGACAGGGAGCTTCTGCATCAGTGGGACATTGCAGCACAGCCGGGTGTCTTCAGGCCCTGGTCATGTTGAAACGGGCCACGTTCAACGTCACAGTCTGAGAGAAGTCAGAATCAGAAACTCGGAGAGCCCTGAATCTGACAGTGGCCTCAGAGAGCACTGAGCCCAATCACTTAGTGTGCAGAGAAGGTGACTGGAGCCCATGGGGTGGGAGGAGCCTCCCAGGTCACAGCTGGGGTTAGAAATCAGATTCTCATTGTGCTGCTTCTGTTGCATGGTCCACATGAACTTGAGGTTGGACCATTCATAGGTGAGGGGCAGCAGTTCATTCCAACCCCTCTGACAAAGTCCACATGTGACTGGAGGCGTCTGACTGTCCTCTCGAATCTCAGGCCTCTGCTTTGTTCCAGTGGAAGATGCTGACGCTGAGAAGTGATGACTCAGAGCACAAGTACAGCTCCACCCCACTGGAGTGGGTCACCCTGGACACCAACATCGCCTACTGGCTGCACCCCCGGACCAGTGTGAGTGGGCAGCTCTCCCGGCAGCTGTAGGTTTGTCTCATTCCGAGAGAATCCCTCCTGCCAGGAAGAGCAGCCATCGCACCCCGCAGAATCCTAGGTTCCCCCAAAGCCTTCCTAACGAAGGCCTGTGGCTGGCTTTTCTCTGACACGTTGGCCGCACGGAGCCAGCGCTCCCTCAGATGCCAGGGAGTAAGTCCTGCATGTCTGTTGAAGGAATCCAGGCTTTATTGCTTTGGTTGAAGTGCAGTGTTCCCCTTTTCCTGGCaaaagtggtttttattttactttttagagatgggggtctcactgtgttgctcaagctggtcttgaactcctgacctcaagtgatcctcctgcctcagcctcccaaagtgctgggattactggggtgagccactgcacccagccaaaagtgatttattttaaaaacattcctgTTTTATCTTCTGTGCAGCACCTAGCGGCTGAGTCTACCAGCGCTTGTGTGTGTATCGTCTTTCTTTGTGCAGTGGAATAAAAGCGTCATTAGGGCTGGCACATAGTCTTTGCTCAGCAAATACTCACTGAGCGAGCGAATGCCAAAGTGCCCcgtctcctcctccctcagaagtgggcagggagagccacccCGTCAAACGCAAGTGCTTAATGCAACCCAGGGGTGTGTCCTGCGCTCCCAGTGCAGACGTTATCCCACCACAGGTGACGCTGTCATTACAAAGTGAATCCCACCCCCTGGTTTTCGGTTTCCATTTACAAATTCAGAGTGTCAGCACTTTTCTAGAAAGGTCTAATCAGGAATGGCCATGTCCACAGACGTGCACACTAGTAGTACGGTCGAGGGGATGCCAGGATGTGCCTGGGCATCTTTAACTCTTTGCTGACGCAGTGTGCGTGTGAACTTGGGCAGCGCGGTCACCGTCCCTGcctgggcagagggcaggtggCCAACAGCCTGTCCCCGCGCTTGCAGGCGCAGATCCACCTGCTTGGGAACGTCGTGATCTGGGCTTCGGGCAGCCTTGCCACGGCCACCTACACCCTGCTCTTCTTGTGGTACCTGCTCCGGCGGCGAAGACACGTCTGTGACCTCCCCGAGGGTGAGTGCAGCCCACACAGGGCTCGCCTTTATGTCTCTTCCTTCTCGTGCTGATGGCAGTTCACTATGCCTGGGTGACAGCCAGGCTACCAGGACCCTGCACCAAAAGGGCCCCTCTTTGTTCCTGTATTGGGGGAACTTCAACAATTTTTGTCTCCCCAGAGACAAAATGTTGCAGTTAAGTTCCCTGTGGCGTTGGAAGCTTCTCTGGCACAGTGTGGCGTGTCGGGCAGGAATGGCTCTCTAACCTCACTGCATGCTACTGCACGCATCGGAAAGGGCCGGATGGAACAGGGCAGCAAGCACCTAACAGAAACCCACTTACCACCATCTTGCAACAGAACAGACAAAAccaggccaagtgtggtggctcacgcccgtaatcccagcactttgggaggctgaggtgggaggatcgcttgaggccaggagttttgagaccagcctgggcaacatagtgagactccatctccacaaaaaatttaaaaattagctgggcatggtggcgtggcctgtagtcccagctactcaggaggcagaggtgggacgatttcttgagcccaggagttcaaggttacggtGATCTGTGATCATGCTACTGTGCTTTTAGCCTGGGTGGctgagtgagaccttgtctcaggaaagaaagaaaaggaaaaactatccAGTGCAGAGCAGGTTTCCGTGCTCCGCTGGGCTGGGGGACAAACACGGCCCCTCCACAGCCCCCAGTCTCAGACCCAACTCGCACTTCCCAGACGAGACCAGACGGGCCCAGGTGGGCTGGCACCTGCCAGCAGGGAGTCGCATGCTCACGCACACCGGCTTGTGTTCCGCAGGGAAGGGGACTGTTAGGACCTGGAGAGGCTGCTGCAGGTGTTGGGACGCAGTTTGTTCTTCCTTCGTAGCCAGTGGGGAGGGTTGTGGGGAGAGTAAGAAAAATTGAGAACCGAGGCCGTGTGTAACTTCAAGATGAGAAGGTTGGCGTGCAGGCCAGATGGAGCCCATTGGTTAGTGCCGTCTGAGACGCGCCCTCTCCCACAGACGCCTGGCAGCGCTGGGTGCTGGCCGGGGCTGTGTGTGCCGGGGGCTGGGCAGTGAACTACCTCCCGTTCTTCCTGATGGAGAAGACACTCTTCCTCTACCACTACCTGCCTGCGCTCACCTTCCAGATCCTCCTGCTCCCTGTGGTCCTACAGCACATAAACGACCACCTGTGCAGGTACGGGCGCTTTGCAGATGGCCGCTGCTCGTTGAGGCAGCAGCCCTGTGCTGTGCGGAAACCCCTCAACCCCGGGCAAGGCCCCGAGCAGCGTCCATGGGTCAGGACCACCGATTTCAGCGTAGCGCGGACTAGGCTAAGTGTCCAGAAAGGCTCAGACAAGGCACTGCAAGATCCAGCGATGGGAGCGGTTGAGAGGatgggaagggggcagggcaCACAGGTGGCTGGGATTGAAGGCAAGGACCAGAGAGCCTCAGGTGTGCTCACGATAGCAGCTGGGTGATGGCTGATCATGTGGTGCATGGTAGAGAGAACCTGAGAAAGCTCAAGCGAGGGCCATGAGGTCGTGACACCAGGCTTGGGGCCCATCCTCTGGCATCCACATTGATGGCCCAGAAACTGTGGCAGTTCTAGAGGTCCTGTGAGGAGGGTCACTCTTGGCACATCCAGACAGGAGATGGTCACAGGTGGCAGGAGAACAGAAATGGAAAGGACAGGTCTAGAAACCTGCAGGCAGAACCCACGTGCCTTGGGAGGTGCCAAGAGGACGCCAGGCAGGGAAACCGCGAGGAGGAGCCGGCTGTCCTCACCCTGCTTGGCGCTGCCACCCGCAGGTCCCAGCTCCAGAGGAACCTCCTCAGCGCCCTGGTCGTGGCCTGGTGCTCCTCTGCATGTCATGTGTCTAACGCGCTGCGCCCCCTGACCTATGGGGACAAGGAGCTCTCGCCAGATGAACTCAAGGCCCTTCGCTGGAAAGACAGCTGGGACATCTTGATCCGAAAAAACTAGAATAAGAACCCCCGAAGAACGCCTGCGCTGGGGCAGGACAAGACAGAAGGCCTCTGACAGTCTGTTTAATGAGCAGAGTGGCCCTGCTAGTGGGGACTGGCCTTTGCCAACAGCCGCAGGTCTGGTGTTTGGTTTGATGGCCCCGAGCCCTGCCTCCAGCAGCTGCACGGAAGTCACCGGCTGGCAGAACTCACTGGCTGATACGGTGTCAGATAAGCCGCCTTCCTTGCGGCTTCCGCAGGTTCTGACCCTCGCTGCTGTGTGTAAACAGTGCCCTCTGTGGCATCCTGCTGAGACCGGTACGAGCGACACCCTCAACAGTCAAGGTCTGTCATCCACACATTTCCTTGTCCTGAATTTGTCTCTTCTTAGGTAATTAAAGAAAGGACACGTTGGCATTTGCATTCGGTGTTATTTATTCATCCCCCTCCGAAAGGGCCCAAGCTTGACAAAACCGTCACAGCTCCAACGCTCACCTCGTGTCTGCGTCACTACGGCGAGTTACACGGGATGGAAAGAAGCCCAGAGCTGCCTGTGCAGTCTGGCTTGTGACAATGGCAAGGGGCACTTCACAGAAACAGCCATCATGTGGGAGGGAAGACAAacctggacacagacacagatcATTTGTGAGGCCGTGAGCTCAGGACTAGCATAAGGGACACTGGCCGGCCTCGGGCAGCCGCACTCACGGGAACCTCTACCGTCCGGCATGTGTGCTGGCTGGACACACTATGCCCTGGATGTGGCCCTGAGCTGCACTGGGGACAGCCTGTCCACAGACAGCACCTTGGGCTCGGGCTcctggtgctgggtgggggggccCGGCCCCGGGCAGGACTATGTGCAGATGACACGTGTCCCAGCCGGGACAGACGTGACTGCCGCTGCCCTGCCCACTGCACAGGCGCCCACGGCCTGGACCGCAAGAGCCCCGCGTGCTGTGTGTGATGCCGGCTGCTCCCCAAggctcctgcccctcctctgcctttgacacgcaggggaggagggagccatCTCGCTGTGGCTCCTCTCATTGGTGTTTGCAGCTCCTGACTGTGACCATGGAACTAGCTCATAGGTCACAGCCAGCCTTGTGCTATGAcacagaataaaacagaaatcattTAAATGTGTAACATGTGAAAGAGGAACGTATTCTCTCATAAAACATGTTAGTTATACGTGTGTGTGAACCACATCAGACTGGAAAACCTATCTCTGGGTTCCCTGGCTatgtcctcagtttccccaactataCATGACTTGCACTCCTTGCAGAAGCAAGCAGGCTTAGGCTTGCTACGTGTTCTGTGGCATTTCTCAGTAACCTGGAGAGATTTTTAAACCTCCCCAAACCTGAGGAAGCAGGTGAAGACCTCAGGAATGCCCTGTCACTGTCCTGTCAAATTGAGCTTGAATGACACATCCAGGCTTCCACTCGCAAGTACGGAGGCCTGGATCCTAACGCCACCCTGGGACACGGAGAGGAAGCAGTGGGTGCGTTCCCAGAGGCAGGTGGGCACCTCCAGGCCCAGTCCCTGCATGCACGTGCCTGTCCGGAGACCCTCAGTGGGGTCTGCTGCTGGACTCCAAGTGTGACCGTTTGCCGGAGGTCAGCACCCCGGGGTGGTCTCCTGGCTCAGAAAAGGTCCTCTTGTAGTTCCGCCCATTGGACCCTCCGCGGTGCCATTTGCAGATGTCGCCATTCAGGATGTCCTGGATGTGCTGCACGATCAGGTTGATGGCAACTGCGGCGAAAGACAAGCAGCGGGTCAGCCGCGTCTGTCCCCGGCACAAGGCCCGCTGCCGCACACTGAGCGCCCCACTCCCAGCAGCAGCATTTGGCCACGAGTGACAGCCCAACTGCCACACTGAAGCACAGGTCTTCGCGTGTGGGCACCTGCCTGGTGTCACGTCTCAGCAGAGAAACGCATGTCAGGACACAAGCACAGTAAGACTTACTGACGTGGCCTCTGCTAAGGGTTTATGTGTTAAAGCCTGGTTAAAATTCTTTCTGCTAACAAGTGACAATCCTGTCaaacagttttaaataatttttaaagcatgttcTAAACCTGTGCCACAGATAGGCACATGCATTGGGAATGCCCAGTAGCTGCAAAAGGGTGTCACAGCCCCTGCTTTGTGGGAGgggggcaggagccaggcagcCCATCGGGCCAGGTTCTTACCCATGTTGTCAACCCCACGAGGGATGATCACGTCTGCATATTTCTTTGTCTGCAAGGCACAAAGgaggtttttgtgaggatttttCCATCAAAGGTGATTTCAGGTGCTCGGAACTAGTGACAGCAggaggggcagccctggggtgCTCAGAGATGTCGGTGTCAGTGGCAGATGGGGAGCAGGGGCTCAGCTCTCCACCCCGTGTGAGAGACAGCAGCCCAGGTGGCAAGGCAGAAAGTGACGTTGAGGCAGATAAAAGAAACTGCCACTGCTAGTGTCTCTGAATCACTTATTGTTCTAGTTCTTTTCCATGAACACCATGGCAGGGGACAGTTGTCTGTGCTAACAACTTGATTCACTGGGCCAAGCCAAGGGTGGCACCTTCCACAATGCAGGACATTGTTCCTCTGGGATTACGCAGAAACCCTGGAGGAACAGGCAGGGTAGTGCAGGACACAGCCATGCGTGACCCACTGTTGACACGGGTGCTCTGCGTGCAGACAGCCCCTGCCTGACGTCCGTCATCCACGTTTGTTCTAATTAACTGCGTTGGTATCCACCTGTTCCCCGTCAGACACTGTGCGGACTGAGGGCAGGCCCAGGACGAGCAGGCAATGCTGGGCCACTGGGGAGGGACCCAACCGGCAGGTGGGAGACCCTGGGAGGAGGGTGCTGTGAGGGGACACACCTGaaccaggcagagctggggccggAGGGGGGGCACGGTCGGGCTGAGGGACAGACCTGCCAACTGTGGTGCTGCTGGCATGTGGATTTGGGCCAAGGAGGATGGCACAAGAGTTGAGCcgcagaggcaggcagggcccgAGTCCTAGGGACAGCTGGGTCTGCAGGCAGTGCGGCCCACCCAGGGAAGCACGAGTGCGAGGGCTGTGGCCCTGGGTTAGGGGGCGGGAAGAAGGGAGCCCAGAGGCAGCAGAAGCCCCGGAACGGGTGGGTAAGGGTCGCTAGCAGGGTGGGAAACGGATATAGTCAGGACTTTTGTTTTTAAGCCTCCTGGGTCAGAGACCACAGacaggaaatatttaagagaTCGGGTTCATAGGACCACACAAGTGGCTAAACGTGGAAGAAGGAGGCCCCGGAGTGACTCTGGGGCTCAGGACAGGTGATGGCACTTCCTCTACTCGGGTCTCCTGGTCAGATTTGGTGTCCAAAGTTTTACCGCAAACCACCTACTTTGCCAAATGTCTTTCTCTGAGTAACAGAGACTATGACAGCTgatttacttttcaaattattttccagaaactTCAGAGAACatgaatgttaaaatgttttctttaaacagCAGCAGATAGAACTTATTTGTCTAGGGCAGGAATCCGGGTTCTGGTTCCTTTGTGCTGTATTCTTACCTTTAAGAGGTAAAAGActcttaaatttctctttaaaacacTCCAATGTGAGTAAAGCCACAGTCCCAACAAGTAAGTATGAGAAGGAGGAAAAGACAGGCAGCTGCCCGACAGGGAATTCCTTCTCTACAAGCCGGTGGGCCTCAGAGTGCCAGCCCAGAGCAGCCTGGGGGAGACATGCCCTGCAGGAACAGCTACAAAGTGCCCACCTCGGGCCAGATCCTGGTAGGAAGTTGAACAGGCCAAAGTCCCCGTCCTCGTGGGGTTTACCACTCAGAGGGGGGGAAACGTAAAACCCACAGCACACATCAGGTGAGGACCGCCCTGGGGAACCAGCAGGCAGAGCAGCTGGGGAAGAGTCCCCAGCATTGAGCTGGGAGCTCAGTGGCGGCGCCGTGTGGGCAAAGGGCTGATGCAGGCCGGAAAAGAGCCAGCGTGGCCCGAGGGGAGATGAGGGGCTTTTTAAGGTGGAGGAGCAAGTGCAGAGAATGTGTTTAGAGCTGAGAGCCATTCCCTGGGTACTTGGCTGTATAACATGCtcagttcttcatttttaatCAGATCACTTTCATCCAAATTTCAGCTTTGTCACAGAATTGGAGACCCTGTGTCCTTCTGAACAGGGAGAAACAGGATTTTCAAGTAAGCGCAGGGTGGGTACCGGCAGGCAGAACTCCTCGAAGGCGGGCTTGACGAAGGTGGTGTACTGGGTCAGGATCTGCTCCAGCTCCCTCCCTCGGTGCACGTCGCGGAGAACTGCAGCGACAAGAGCAGGGCCTCAGGACTTGCAGCCACCCTCACCGCCGGCCCTCACCGCCTTACCTCTGCGAGACAGCCTGACATCGGAGTCTGTGTCCACGAAGAGGCGCAGGTGGAACATGTCCCGGATCTCCTGGCTATAGAACACCAAGATGCCCTCAAACAGAACCACGTCCGCAGGGTAGACCACTGTGGTCTCCGGTAACCTGTGAGGGGGAGACGAGGAAATGGGCCTTGCTGGGGACACAGGCTCTCTGGAGCCACACAGTCAGCTTCAGTCACGTCTCGGGGACACTGACTCTGTGGA from the Eulemur rufifrons isolate Redbay chromosome 7, OSU_ERuf_1, whole genome shotgun sequence genome contains:
- the UCK1 gene encoding uridine-cytidine kinase 1 isoform X3; the encoded protein is MASAGGGHCEGAAPEADRPHQRPFLIGSTVCEKIMELLGQNEVDHRQRKLVILSQDRFYKVLTAEQKAKALKGQYNFDHPDAFDNDLMHRTLKNIVEGKTVEVPTYDFVTHSRLPETTVVYPADVVLFEGILVFYSQEIRDMFHLRLFVDTDSDVRLSRRVLRDVHRGRELEQILTQYTTFVKPAFEEFCLPTKKYADVIIPRGVDNMVAINLIVQHIQDILNGDICKWHRGGSNGRNYKRTFSEPGDHPGVLTSGKRSHLESSSRPH
- the UCK1 gene encoding uridine-cytidine kinase 1 isoform X2; its protein translation is MASAGGGHCEGAAPEADRPHQRPFLIGFPGRDFCFCTPQSTVCEKIMELLGQNEVDHRQRKLVILSQDRFYKVLTAEQKAKALKGQYNFDHPDAFDNDLMHRTLKNIVEGKTVEVPTYDFVTHSRLPETTVVYPADVVLFEGILVFYSQEIRDMFHLRLFVDTDSDVRLSRRVLRDVHRGRELEQILTQYTTFVKPAFEEFCLPTKKYADVIIPRGVDNMVAINLIVQHIQDILNGDICKWHRGGSNGRNYKRTFSEPGDHPGVLTSGKRSHLESSSRPH
- the UCK1 gene encoding uridine-cytidine kinase 1 isoform X4, which translates into the protein MASAGGGHCEGAAPEADRPHQRPFLIGVSGGTASGKSTVCEKIMELLGQNEVDHRQRKLVILSQDRFYKVLTAEQKAKALKGQYNFDHPDAFDNDLMHRTLKNIVEGKTVEVPTYDFVTHSSQEIRDMFHLRLFVDTDSDVRLSRRVLRDVHRGRELEQILTQYTTFVKPAFEEFCLPTKKYADVIIPRGVDNMVAINLIVQHIQDILNGDICKWHRGGSNGRNYKRTFSEPGDHPGVLTSGKRSHLESSSRPH
- the UCK1 gene encoding uridine-cytidine kinase 1 isoform X1, with amino-acid sequence MASAGGGHCEGAAPEADRPHQRPFLIGVSGGTASGKSTVCEKIMELLGQNEVDHRQRKLVILSQDRFYKVLTAEQKAKALKGQYNFDHPDAFDNDLMHRTLKNIVEGKTVEVPTYDFVTHSRLPETTVVYPADVVLFEGILVFYSQEIRDMFHLRLFVDTDSDVRLSRRVLRDVHRGRELEQILTQYTTFVKPAFEEFCLPTKKYADVIIPRGVDNMVAINLIVQHIQDILNGDICKWHRGGSNGRNYKRTFSEPGDHPGVLTSGKRSHLESSSRPH